From one Choloepus didactylus isolate mChoDid1 chromosome 24, mChoDid1.pri, whole genome shotgun sequence genomic stretch:
- the LOC119520130 gene encoding zinc finger protein 596-like isoform X2 yields the protein MQPQELITFKDVAVDFTQEEWALLGKSQRKLFREVMLENIKLLVSVGCQVCKSDVLSQLVQGEQVWRKGIGFLQNQCPGRKSAFKKQEMIFMQPTCRKDMSNITSLQSSHTQKNSFKCNYLQEDSAQKSTVTQRALIHTRKNPYFSKQLGKVLSDHSSVNEHQQIFTESTSGECHQSAKAFIKSSIHEQYSGTDVEDKPFGCLLCVKTFFKISQLRQHERIHTGEKPYECHLCGKAFSQSCNLIKHGRTHTGEKPYECHLCGKTFSQSSNLRQHEKTHTGEKSYECHLCGKAFVRYSHLRQHVRTHTGEKPYECPLCGKAFSRYSRLRQHERSHIGKKPYKCLVCGKSFSRCSQLRQHERSHAGRKPHKCHVCRKVFSRYSYLKQHERTHTGEKPFECSLCGKAFSQCSTLKKHERTHTGEKSYECRVCGRVFIRCYAFRRHERIHTEEKTPECHQCGKTFTRYSYLKQHEKIHTGEKRYECHLCGKAFVHPSNLKRHEKTHTGEKPHECHLCGRAFSRYSYLQQHEKTHTGERIYECHLCGKPFTHSSALRKHERTHSGQKP from the exons ATGCAACCACAG GAGTTAATAACCTTCAAGGATGTAGCTGTTGACTTCACCCAGGAAGAATGGGCCCTGCTGGGCAAATCCCAGAGAAAACTGTTCAGagaagtgatgctggagaatatcaagcTTCTGGTCTCAGTAG GATGTCAGGTCTGCAAATCAGATGTGCTTTCCCAGTTGGTACAAGGAGAGCAAGTGTGGAGAAAAGGAATTGGATTTCTCCAAAACCAGTGTCCAG GCAGaaaaagtgcttttaaaaaacaagaaatgatatTCATGCAACCTACCTGCAGGAAAGACATGTCTAACATCACTTCATTG CAGTCATCTCACACTCAAAAGAATTCATTTAAATGCAATTATTTGCAAGAAGATTCCGCTCAGAAATCCACAGTGACTCAACGTGCATTAATTCACACAAGAAAGAATCCATATTTCAGCAAACAACTTGGAAAAGTCCTCAGTGACCACTCATCTGTTAATGAACATCAGCAGATTTTCACTGAAAGTACATCAGGTGAATGTCATCAAAGTGCTAAAGCTTTTATTAAAAGCTCTATCCATGAACAATACAGTGGAACTGATGTTGAAGATAAACCATTTGGTTGCCTTCTATGTGtgaaaactttctttaaaatttctcagCTTAGACAGCATGAgcgaattcatactggagagaaaccctatgagtgTCACCTGTGTGGAAAAGCCTTTAGTCAATCTTGTAATCTTATAAAACATggaagaactcacactggagagaaaccctatgaatgtcatctatgtgggaaaacctttagTCAGTCTTCTAATCTTCgacaacatgagaaaactcacactggagaaaagtcctatgaatgtcatctatgtgggaaagccttcgtTCGATATTCTCACCTTAGACAACACgtgagaactcacactggagagaaaccctatgaatgtcctctgtgtgggaaagcattcagtcgATATTCTCGGCTTAGACAGCATGAGCGATCTCACATTGGTAAGAAACCGTACAAATGTCTTGTATGTGGAAAATCTTTCAGTCGATGTTCTCagcttagacaacatgagagatcTCATGCTGGAAGGAAACCCCATAAATGTCATGTATGTCGGAAAGTCTTCAGTCGATATTCTTACCTTAaacaacatgaaagaactcaTACTGGGGAGAAACCGTTTGAATGCAGTCTATGTGGCAAAGCCTTCAGTCAGTGCTCTACCCTCAAAAAACATGAGAGAACGCACACTGGAGAGAAGTCCTATGAATGCCGTGTTTGTGGGAGAGTCTTTATTCGCTGCTATGCCTTCAGACGACATGAGAGAATTCATACTGAAGAGAAAACCCCTGAATGTCAccaatgtgggaaaaccttcactCGCTATTCTTATCTTAAACAGCATGAGAagattcacactggagagaaacgctatgaatgccatctatgtgggaaagccttcgtTCATCCCTCTAACCTTAAACGACATGAAAAAACTCACACGGGAGAGAAACcccatgaatgtcatctatgtgggagaGCCTTCAGTCGGTATTCTTATCTTCaacaacatgagaaaactcacactggagagagaaTCTATGAATGTCACCTCTGTGGGAAACCTTTCACTCATAGTTCTGCCCTCAGGAAACATGAGAGGACTCACAGTGGACAGAAGCCATAA